The genomic segment GGAGTGGTCATCTTCAATTCTTCTACCATTGAAACCACCACGGCAGGATCTATATCGCCAGCCCTGGTACCCATTACAACCCCGCACATCGTGCCGTACCCAAGACTTGTGTCTATGCTCCTGCCTTGTTTTACAGCCGTTATGCTGCACCCGTTCCCGAGGTGACATGTAACCACGTTTGTCTCTTCTTCTGGTTTTCTCATTATCTCCGCTGCCTTTTGCGCTACGTATTGGTGGCTCGTCCCGTGAAAACCGTATTTCCTTATTCCTCTTTTTTCGTAGAACTCGTAGGGCAAAGCGTATATGTAGGCTTCTTTGGGCATCGTCTGGTGAAAAGCGGTGTCGAAAACCGCGACGTTAGGAATATCGGGAAGCAATTTTCTCGCGGCTTTTATACCGAGGATGTTCGCCGGGTTGTGAAGAGGGGCTAAGTAAGTGGAGTTTTCAAGGGCTTCCATCACAGCATCGTCTATCATAACCGAATGTGTGAATTTTTCTCCCCCGTGAACCACCCTGTGTCCAATTGCATCAATTTCCTTGTAATCGCTTATCACGCCATGTTCTTCGTGAAGAAGCAGTTTCAGCATTATGTCTAAACCCGTTTGATGATCTTTAACGGGGGTTTCCTCCTTGTGCGAAAGAACGCCGTTTTTTTTATGGGTGACGATTCCTACAGGCAGAGAAACTCTTTCAATCAGACCGGACGCAAGGCACTTTTCATCTTCTGTTTGGATCAACTGGTATTTTATCGAAGAACTGCCGCTGTTTACCACAAGGACTTTCATTTTTCCTCCGTATTATTAAATAAAAGAAACAACATCGAGTTTATATTTTAATTTATTGTCCCGTCAAATCAAACAAAATTTTCAATCCGTCTTAATCAACGCGATCGCTTCGACGTGAGGGGTTAAAGGGAACATGTCAAAAAGCGCCAGTTTCTCGACTTTGTATCCATTTTGGGAAAACACCTGCAAATCCCTCGCCATAGAAGGAAGATTGCAGCTCAAGTAGAAAATATCCCGAATGTTTTTCTCAATTATTGTTTTAAGGAGCTTTTGGTTTATCCCTGTTCTTGGCGGATCAACCACAAGGGTAGCGTCTTTTCTGAGCAGGTCGCGTCCGACTTCCCTGTCCTGTATGTTGAAAAACCTGGCTTTTTCCAAACCTTTTTCGTAAGCGTTGTAGACAGCGTCCATTATCGCCGTTTCGTTTGAATCCACACCGATTATTTTTTTCGCGTAATTTTCAAGCTGAAACGAAAAAAAACCCGAACCGCAGTAAAGGTCAACGAGCCATTCGCTTTCTCTTATGTTTTCTTTGATGTATTCGAGAATCAAACCTGTAGTCTCCCTGTTGACCTGTACAAAACTCGAACAGGAGACATACTGGTCTTGGTCAAATGATATCTTCATCCTCTTTTTGCCAAGTGCATGTTCTGTTCTATCGCTTTTTTCACCTGTCAGGTAAACGGACGAGAATCCAGCGTCGTCGCATTGATTTAAGTTGTTTGCCCCTCTCTGTTCAGTAATTCTCAAAACCGCCGCGATTCCGTCATCGTAGCTGTTTATCGAAACAGAACTCGGATAGTACCCTAGATTTTTTGCGCACAGGGATAAACTCAAAGCGTCATTGAATTTGCCGTTTATGCGGTCTTCAGCCAAAAGGCATTTATCCACAGGCAAAAAATCTTCGGTTTTTCTTCGATAAAATCCAAGTTTAACGTCTTTCTTCGGAACAGATAAGCTGAGTCTGCATCTGTATTGATACCTTCTATGCGAAAAAGAGAGTTTGTTTTCTATGGGAAAGTTCAATTTCATTTTTTTCATTATTTCATGAGCTGTCTTTTCCTTTATTGAAATCTCGAGATCCCTTTCAACGTGCTGGAAAGAACATCCTCCGCAGGTGAAAAAATACGGGCATTTAACTTTTTGTGAATCTGAAATTTTTTTCTTATACGAAACGATTTGAGCCCTGTCGTAGTCACTGAAGCTTTCGGTTATTTTTACTTCGACGGTTTCACCTTCTATGGCGTAGGGAACGAAGACAACTTTTCCGCCTATCCTTCCCATTCCTTCTCCGGAACTGATGTTTTTTTCTATGAATACGTTTTCGAAACTCATCTTCTGAAAAGTTCAGATTTACCCTGTGCCCAAGAAGAAAATTTTCCTTCTGCTATTTTCATTCTTATCTCTTTCATAAATCTCATGTAAAACCTTATGTTGTGAATCGTGCCCAATTGACCCGCCAGAGAATCGCCTGTCTTGAAAAGATGTCTTAAATATGCCCTTGAGTGATTTCGGCAAGTGAAACAGTCGCAACCCTCTTCAACAGGAGTGAAATCGTCTTTGAACCTGGCGTTTCTTATGTTTATTCTGCCTTCTTCAAGGCTATAAAAAGTTCCCGTTCTCGCATGCCTTGTGGGGGCTACGCAGTCGAAGATATCCACTCCTCGAGAAACAGCGTAAAGGATGTCTTCCGGAAAGCCCACTCCCATCAGATAACGGATTTTCTCCTTTGGAAGTTTTTTCGCAGTGTAATCCACCACTTTTTGAACTTCTTCCTTGGGTTCCCCCACGGCGACCCCTCCTATGCCATATCCGTCAAAACAAAGATCCGTCATCAAATCTATAGATTCCTGCCTTAAATCCGAATGAGCACCACCCTGTATTATTCCGAACACTTTTTGATTTTGGTAAGGATTTTTGTCTATAAATACCTTGGCCTGCTTAGCCCATTTGTTGGATCTTCGCATTTTCTCCTTCAAAACAGAATAATCAGCCGGGTATTGAGGGCATATATCGAGAATCATCGCCACGTCAGAACCTATTATCCTCTGATACTCAATCGCGCTTTGGGGTGTAAGGAAAAACGAAGACCCGTCTATATGACTTTTGAAAAGAACCCCTTCTTCAGTTACTTTCCTCAGAGAAGACAGGCTCATGACCTGAAAACCACCGGAATCTGTGAACACCACACCCCTGAAATTCATGAAATCGTGAATTTTTCCGCTTTTCTCGAGAACTTCCCTTCCCGGTCTTTGCATAAGATGGTAAGTGTTTGAAATAATCGCCTGAACGCCTGTTTCGGAAAGTTGCAGGGAATTTAAAGCTCGAACGTTGGCATACGTGGCAACAGGCATGAAATTAGGAGTGTCCACCGAACCGTTTGTCGTAGTGAACACCCCTGTTCTGGCGAAAGAGTCCTGGCTCTCTATTATTATTCTGAAACCAAGAGACACCAGGGCTCTTTCAATCTTTACAATCCAGTTTTTAGGCTCTGGATTTTCCTATAGGCGTGGGAAATCTTTTTTCCCAGTCGTATACAACAGTGGCCACTATGAATATCGAAGAGTATGTGCCTATGATCACGCCCATTAAAAGGACAAAGGCGAAATCTTTAATTGTCGCCGCTCCGAAAATAAACAGGACGAGCAGGACCAAAAATGTGGTAAAAGCAGTCATGATTGTCCTGCTCAGTGTCGCGTTAATACTGGCGTTGACGACTTCTTTAAAATCTTTACCTTTGTTCATCCTGTTTACTTCCCTTATTCTGTCGGAAACAATGATGGAGTCGTTGATGGAATACCCTATGAGCGTCAGCAACGCCGCGATTGTCGACATATTGAATTCAAAACCCGACACAGCGTATACACCGGCTGTAATGACGACGTCGTGCAAAAGAGCGACAACAGAAGCTATTCCGAATCTATACGTGAATCTTATGCTTATGTATCCGAGTATTACGGCGATTCCGAGAAGAACCACCCACAGAGTTCTCATTCTCAAACTGCTGCTCATTCTTGCTCCGACGTGCTCGGTGCCTTCGATTGACAGTTTGAGGTTTGGATCCCTGTTTTCGAGTTCTTCCTTCAGCATAATGTCGATCGAATTCGAAATTTCACCTTCGCCCTGAGTTTCAGGGTACGCTGATTTTTCAAGGGAATCCCATTTTACGGGATCGACGAAGACTCTTACAGAAAGGGCTGTGTTTTCGGCGTCCAAAAAAACTACCGCGCTGTCTATTCCTCTGCCTCTCATTTTGTCCAGAGTTTTTTCCGCAGGATCCAGAGGGGTGGTCAACTGAACCAAGCTGTCAAAATAGGTCAGTTTCTTTATTCCAGTTATGGTCCCGGAAAAATCTCCTGCCATGAGAAAAGCCGTGTCTTCACCGAAAATGGAATATCCTTTGATCTCAAGAAGGTTCGAATCGGCTATAGCTCTGATGTCTTGAGATGAATCCGCTTTTGCGAAAACACCGAGTTCGACTTCCGGCCGCCCGTATTCTTCGACAAATTTAATAAGGGCGCTGTCTACGCTCGCAACCGAAGAAGATGCCCTGCCGGCAGTATCCTGTGGTATTATCGGCAATCTTATTATGTATCCATTCAACCTCTCGTTCGAAGTTTCCTGTATTATACTCCTGCCGATACCCATGCTTTGGATTACGCTTCTTATCTGAGAGGTCGTCAAACTTCCCTCG from the candidate division WOR-3 bacterium genome contains:
- the secF gene encoding protein translocase subunit SecF translates to MLQIFKNTHFDFIKVRKFSYIVSAVVFVLSAVSLVFLWNTRQGIDFTGGTIIRMTVDEGSLTTSQIRSVIQSMGIGRSIIQETSNERLNGYIIRLPIIPQDTAGRASSSVASVDSALIKFVEEYGRPEVELGVFAKADSSQDIRAIADSNLLEIKGYSIFGEDTAFLMAGDFSGTITGIKKLTYFDSLVQLTTPLDPAEKTLDKMRGRGIDSAVVFLDAENTALSVRVFVDPVKWDSLEKSAYPETQGEGEISNSIDIMLKEELENRDPNLKLSIEGTEHVGARMSSSLRMRTLWVVLLGIAVILGYISIRFTYRFGIASVVALLHDVVITAGVYAVSGFEFNMSTIAALLTLIGYSINDSIIVSDRIREVNRMNKGKDFKEVVNASINATLSRTIMTAFTTFLVLLVLFIFGAATIKDFAFVLLMGVIIGTYSSIFIVATVVYDWEKRFPTPIGKSRA
- a CDS encoding acetate kinase, producing MKVLVVNSGSSSIKYQLIQTEDEKCLASGLIERVSLPVGIVTHKKNGVLSHKEETPVKDHQTGLDIMLKLLLHEEHGVISDYKEIDAIGHRVVHGGEKFTHSVMIDDAVMEALENSTYLAPLHNPANILGIKAARKLLPDIPNVAVFDTAFHQTMPKEAYIYALPYEFYEKRGIRKYGFHGTSHQYVAQKAAEIMRKPEEETNVVTCHLGNGCSITAVKQGRSIDTSLGYGTMCGVVMGTRAGDIDPAVVVSMVEELKMTTPEIKDLLYKKSGLLGLSGISSDMRDIEREEEKGDQRAKLALDIFADRVRKYIGSYAVTLGRVDAIVFTAGIGENGWEIRERICAGLESMGAHLDNEKNKVRGKIAEISKEGSPVKIFSIPTNEELMIAKETLKIVS
- a CDS encoding class I SAM-dependent RNA methyltransferase, translating into MSFENVFIEKNISSGEGMGRIGGKVVFVPYAIEGETVEVKITESFSDYDRAQIVSYKKKISDSQKVKCPYFFTCGGCSFQHVERDLEISIKEKTAHEIMKKMKLNFPIENKLSFSHRRYQYRCRLSLSVPKKDVKLGFYRRKTEDFLPVDKCLLAEDRINGKFNDALSLSLCAKNLGYYPSSVSINSYDDGIAAVLRITEQRGANNLNQCDDAGFSSVYLTGEKSDRTEHALGKKRMKISFDQDQYVSCSSFVQVNRETTGLILEYIKENIRESEWLVDLYCGSGFFSFQLENYAKKIIGVDSNETAIMDAVYNAYEKGLEKARFFNIQDREVGRDLLRKDATLVVDPPRTGINQKLLKTIIEKNIRDIFYLSCNLPSMARDLQVFSQNGYKVEKLALFDMFPLTPHVEAIALIKTD
- the tgt gene encoding tRNA guanosine(34) transglycosylase Tgt, coding for MSLGFRIIIESQDSFARTGVFTTTNGSVDTPNFMPVATYANVRALNSLQLSETGVQAIISNTYHLMQRPGREVLEKSGKIHDFMNFRGVVFTDSGGFQVMSLSSLRKVTEEGVLFKSHIDGSSFFLTPQSAIEYQRIIGSDVAMILDICPQYPADYSVLKEKMRRSNKWAKQAKVFIDKNPYQNQKVFGIIQGGAHSDLRQESIDLMTDLCFDGYGIGGVAVGEPKEEVQKVVDYTAKKLPKEKIRYLMGVGFPEDILYAVSRGVDIFDCVAPTRHARTGTFYSLEEGRINIRNARFKDDFTPVEEGCDCFTCRNHSRAYLRHLFKTGDSLAGQLGTIHNIRFYMRFMKEIRMKIAEGKFSSWAQGKSELFRR